The Oncorhynchus mykiss isolate Arlee chromosome 27, USDA_OmykA_1.1, whole genome shotgun sequence sequence TGAACAAGGACTTGTCTGCTTCGCAGCATTAAGAGAGAGGATGTCatgtcaggacaggcaaggcaTCTGAACTCCCACTACATAATCACTGTATTTTGCCCAGTAACAACCCAAGGTTGTTTCTTTCTGCTCACATTGATTGCTCCATAGTTTCATAATGTCATTGATTGTTGCCACAGAAGTGCTAGACATTGTTTTGGCAACATTCACTTGTCTTGCAATCCAGAGTCATACATTTGTCCATGACCAGAGGACATTCTTGCAGAAACGTACATGTGTTTCAGTTGGAACATGCAGCCAGGTGGACAAACATTTGATTTGGCTTCTGCATATCATTCAGGGAGTGTAATAAAAACTTGGCTTCTGTAAACATCCTCTCACATATCCTTTTCAAAGACATTCAGCTCATAAGTACCTTTTTATTTAGGCAGAACAGCTAATAGAATACTGATTGAACAAGTATTCAATTAGAATGtccattagaacattagaatgtccATTAGAATATTAGAATGtccattagaacattagaatgtccATTAGAATGTCCATTAGAATATTCATTAGAATGTCCATTAGAATGTtcattagaacattagaatgtccATTAGAATGtccattagaacattagaatgtccATTAGAATATTAGAATGtccattagaacattagaatgtccATTAGAATATTAGAATGtccattagaacattagaatgtccATTAGAATATTTATTAGAATGTCCATTAGAATGTtcattagaacattagaatgtccATTAGAATGtccattagaacattagaatgtccattagaacattagaatgtccATTAGAATGTTTGTATAATTCCATATTCCATATTGCAGATGACTTCAGGTAATAGACCTATGCTGACCACCAATGACGCAGCAGAGGAAGGAAACCCCCTGCTTTCTCCTGAACAGGTGGGTCATCACTGCCATTTGGTGGCTGAAGTACTTTCTCCCTCAGCAACACAGTGGCCTTTTTGTATACAGCACAGGGAAAAATATGTCTAGCCTACTGTTGGAAGGACTACTGTCTAATTGTAACCACAACCACATCCTCACTGTCATAAGTGTCATTGTAGCAGTGATGGTGCAGTATGTAAACAGCCAAGGGGGTATGGTGTCATTGTGATGGTGCAGTATGTAAACAGCCAAGGGGGTATGGTGTCATTGTAGCGGGGATGGTGCAGTATGTAAACAGCCAAGGGGGTATGGTGTCATTGTAGTGGTGCAGTATGTAAACAGCCAAGGGGGTATGGTGTCATTGTGATGGTGCAGTATGTAAACAGCCAAGGGGGTATGGTGTCATTGTAGTGGTGCAGTATGTAAACAGCCAAGGGGGTATGGTGTCATTGTAGCGGGGATGGTGCGGTATGTAAACAGCCAAGGGGGTATGGTGTCATTGTAGTGGTGATGGTGCAGTATGTAAACAGCCAAGGGGGTATGGTGTCATTGTAGTGGTGCAGTATGTAAACAGCCAAGGGGGTATGGTGTCATTGTAGCGGGGATGGTGCAGTATGTAAACAGCCAAGGGGGTATGGTGTCATTGTAGTGGTGCAGTATGTAAACAGCCAAGGGGGTATGGTGTCATTGTGATGGTGCAGTATGTAAACAGCCAAGGGGGTATGGTGTCATTGTAGCGGGGATGGTGCGGTATGTAAACAGCCAAGGGGGTATGGTGTCATTGTAGTGGTGCAGTATGTAAACAGCCAAGGGGGTATGGTGTCATTGTGATGTGCAGTATGTAAACAGCCAAGGGGGTATGGTGTCATTGTGATGGTGCAGTATGTAAACAGCCAAGGGGGTATGGTGTCATTGTGATGGTGCAGTATGTAAACAGCCAAGGGGGTATGGTGTCATTGTAGTGGTGCAGTATGTAAACAGCCAAGGGGGTATGGTGTCATTGTGACGGTGCAGTATGTAAACAGCCAAGGGGGTATGATGTCATTGTGATGGTGCAGTATGTAAACAGCCAAGGGGGTATGGTGTCATTGTAGCGGGGATGGTGCAGTATGTAAACAGCCAAGGGGGTATGGTGTCATTGTAGTGGTGCAGTATGTAAACAGCCAAGGGGGTATGGTGTCATTGTGATGGTGCAGTATGTAAACAGCCAAGGGGGTATGGTGTCATTGTGATGGTGCAGTATGTAAACAGCCAAGGGGGTATGGTGTCATTGTAGTGGTGCAGTATGTAAACAGCCAAGGGGGTATGGTGTCATTGTAGTGGTGCAGTATGTAAACAGCCAAGGGGGTATGGTGTCATTGTGACGGTGCAGTATGTAAACAGCCAAGGGGGTATGGTGTCATTGTGACAGTGCAGTATGTAAACAGCCAAGGGGGTATGGTGTCATTGTAGCGGGGATGGTGCGGTATGTAAACAGCCAAGGGGGTATGGTGTCATTGTGACGGTGCAGTATGTAAACAGCCAAGAGGGTATGGTGTCATTGTGACGGTGCAGTATGTAAACAGCCaagggagtgtggtgtcagggaaGTGGCACATGACTAAAGGAACATCTGACTTTGATGAGAAACAGAAAGTGAAAATGAATGTTTTCAGTGtgcatgacagacagacagacagacagagacggacagaccACTCTGATGAAGGTGAGTGATTAGTAGTGATACACATTATAATATCTGAAGTGTCAATGTGAAGGAACTAGGTTTCAAAGTTGAACAAGGAGCAGGTCAGGTTTCTCATTCAGCGTTAGGCTGGGTTGGCTAGCTACAACATCATGATATCATGATATAACATTCAGGGTAAGACAATAACCCTGTCTCCACatcattgtttagtgttgtggtgGAAACTGACGTGCGTGGTGTGTGTTCTCAGGTTCCTGTCGATAATGGCGGGCATCATTGGGTTGATGGACAAGAGGTCAACCAAGAGTCGATCTCTCTCAACGTACAGAACAGCATCGCCAACAAAGAAATGGTACCTAGGTGTCACAGCTTTTCATGTCTCTCTCAACAACCCCTTGGTCATGATTGAATCCAGGATCTTTGATTCAAATCGAAAAATGTTAACAtctcattgttgttgttgttgttggtgggtGACCATGCAGATGGTGTAACTCTGAGAAATGTTCACATCACCAAGCCACTTCTTAGCAGTGCTAAGGAAGTGGTGAAATACATATATAGGTGTGTCTGTAAAGAATTCTAGTCACAGAATCCTCAGCATGCGTGGTCGTATCTGTTCTTCACCAGACTGTGGTTGGCTTCCATCCTGTCTTTACACAGTTAGGAACAAGTTAACAGCAGGTAACATTTAGGTGACAGGTAACATTTAGGTAACAGGTAACATTTAGGTAACAGGTAACATTTAGGTAGCAGGTAACATTTAGGTAGCAGGTAACATTTAGGTAGCAGGTAACATTTAGGTAGCAGGTAACATTTAGGTAACATGTAACAGTTAGGTAACAGGTAACATTTAGGTAACAGGTAACATTTAGGTAACAGGTAACATTTAGGTAACAGGTAACATTTAGGTAGCAGGTAACATTTAGGTAACATGTAACAGTTAGGTAACAGGTAACATTTAGGTAACAGGTAACATTTAGGTAACAGGTAACATTTAGGTAACAGGTAACATTTAGGTAACGGGTAACATTTAGGTAGCAGGTAACATTTAGGTAACATGTAACATGTAGGTAACATGTAACATGTAGGTAACAGGTAACAGTTAGGTAACAGGTAACAGTGAGACAGTAGTTAGGTAACAGGTAACAGGTAACAGTTAGGTAGAAGGTAACATTTAGGTATCAGGTAACATTTAGGTAACAGGTAACTACTGTCTCACTGTTACCTGTTACCTACATGTTACCTAAATGTTACCTGCTACCTAAATGTTACCTGCTACCTAAATGTTACCTGCTACCTAAATGTTACCTGTTACCTAAATGTTACCTGCTGTTAACTTCTACCTAACTGTTACCCGTTACCTAAATGTTACCTGTTACCTAAATGTTACATGCTACCTAAATGTTACCTGCTACCTAAATGTTACCTGCTACCTAAATGTCACCTAACAGGTAACAGTTATGTATCAGGAAACAGTCAGGTAACAGGTAACAGTTAGCTATCAGGAAACAGTCAGGTAACAGGTAACAGTTAGCTATCAGGAAACAGTCAGGTATCAGGAAACAGTCAGGTATCAGGAAACAGTCAGGTATCAGGTAACAGTTAGGTATCAGGTAACAGCTAGCAGTTAGGTAAAatgtgacagttagataacaGTTAGCTAACAGGTAACAGTCAAGTAGAAGATAACAGTTAGGTAACATGTAACAGTTAGGTAACATGTAACAGTTATGTAACAGGTAAAAGTTAGGTAACAGTTAGGTATCAGGTAACAGTTAGGTAAAatgtgacagttagataacaGTTAGCTAACAGGTAACAGTCAAGTAGAAGATAACAGTTAGGTAACATGTAACAGTTAGGTAACATGTAACAGTTATGTAACAGGTAACAGTTAAGTAACAGTTAGGTATCAGGTAACAGTTAGGTAGAAGGTAACAGTAGAAGGTAACAGTTAGGTAGAAGGTAACAGTTAGGTAACAGGTAACAGTTAGGTAGAAGGTAACAGTTAGGTAGAAGGTAACAGTTAGGTAACAGGTAACAGTTAGGTAACAGGAAACAGTTAGGTAACAGGAAACAGTTAGGTAACAGTTAGGTAACAGGTAACAGTTAGGTAACAGGTTACAGTTAGGTAGAAGGTAACAGTTAGGTAGAAGGTAACAGTTAGGTAACAGGTAACAGTTAGGTAGAAGGTAACAGTTAGGTAACAGGTAACATTTAGGTAACAGGTAACAGTTAGGTAACAGGTAACAGGTAACAGTTAGGTAACAGTTGGTTAACAGTTCATTAGCAGGTGACATTTTGGTAGCAGGTAACAATTATGGAACAATTAGGTAAGAATTGGTAACAGTTAACAGTTCGGTAGCAAGTAACAGTTATATAACAGGTAACAGTTAGGTGACAGGCAAAAAAATATGTAGAAGGTAACAGTTAGGTATCAGATAACAGTTAGGTAACAGGTAACATAAAACAGTTAGGTAGCAGGTAACAGAAAACAGTTAGGTAGCAGGTAACAGAAAACAGTTAGGTAGCAGGTAACAGTTGGGTAATGGGTAATAGTTAGGTAACAGTTAGGTTGCAGGTAACCATTAGGTAGAAGGTAACAGTAAGAAGGTAACAGTAGAAGGTAACAGTTAGGTAACAGGTAACAGTTAGGTAACAGGTAACAGTTAGGTAACAGGTAACAGTTAGGTAAAAGGTAACAGTTAGGTAGAAGGTAACAGTTAGGTAGAAGGTAACAGTTAGGTAACAGGTAACAGTTAGGTAACAGGTAACAGGTAACAGTTAGGTAGAAGGTAACAGTTAGGTAACAGGTAGCAGTTAGGTAACAGGTAACAGTTAGGTAACATTTAGGTAGAAGGTAACAGTTAGGTAACAGTTAGCTAACAGGTAACATTTAGGTAGAAGGTAACAGTTAGGTAACAGGTAACAGTTAGGTAGAAGGTAACAGTTAGGTAACAGGTAACATTTAGGTAGAATGTAACAGTTAGGTAACAGGTAACAGTTAGgtaacaggtaacaggtgagTTAGGTATCAGGTAATAGTTGGgtaacaggtaacaggtgagTTAGGTATCAGGTAATAGTTGGgtaacaggtaacaggtgagTTAAGTATCAGGTAATAGTTGGgtaacaggtaacaggtgagTTAGGTATCAGGTAATAGTTGGgtaacaggtaacaggtgagTTAAGTATCAGGTAATAGTTGGgtaacaggtaacaggtgagTTAGGTATCAGGTAATAGTTGGgtaacaggtaacaggtgagTTAGGTATCAGGTAATAGTTGGgtaacaggtaacaggtgagTTAGGTGTCAGGTAATAGTTGGgtaacaggtaacaggtgagTTAGGTGTCAGCTAATAGTTGGGTAGCACCGTTACCAGATCTCACAACGCCTGCAGAACGGTCTGGCTCTGTGACAGCAGTTTTGGTATTTGACTTCAGACTTTACATGCAAATTCATCATGGGGCTACGACAAACAAACCACTCATTCATTCAAatcaatttacagtaggcctgtaAGTCCTGTACTCTCCATTGCAATCAGTTGAATTGAATTGCATTCCAATGGACAgaattgtgttgttgactgttgTGTGTTGCTACCTGTTTGTCTGTAGATTTGAGTCGTGTTGTTCTgtttgtctgctaaatgaccaaaatgtaaaatgGTTTGCTGTGTGTAGTGTAAAGTGTATTGTGTTGTTTGTAGACCTGCATGGTGCACAGAAGACGGTGGATGatcctcatcttcctcatcttcctcatcctGCTGGTGATTGGAGTCTCCTTCGCTGTGTGTTTAGGTACAGCGTTTCTGTTTCCGCTTCTATTGTTAATGCTCTGGTTGTCCTTACCATATTTCATCCGTGTCTTTACCacaatagaatggaatagagtGGAATAGAGCAGAATGGAATAGAGCAGAGTGGAATAGAGCAGAGTGGAATAGAGTGGAATCGTCCAGAGTGGAATAGAGCAGAATGGAATAGAGTGTAATAGAGTGGAATAGAGTGGAATAGAGCAGAATGGAATAGAGCAGAGTGGAATAGAGCAGAGTGGAATAGAGCGGAatggaatagagtagaatagagtggaATAGAGCAGAATGGAATAGAGCAGAATGGCATAGAGCGGAAATAGAGCAGAATGGAATAGAGTggaatagagcagagtagaatagagtggaATAGAACATAATGGAATAGAGTggaatagagcagagtagaatagagtggaatagaacagaatggaatagagtggaatagagcagagtagaatagagtggaATAGAGCAGAATGGAATAGAGTggaatagagcagagtagaatagagtggaATAGAGCAGAATGGCATAGAGTGGAATAGAGCAGAGTGGAATAGAGCAGAGTTGAATAGAGCAGAATGGAATAGAGTggaatagagcagaatagagcagagtgGAATAGAGCAGAATGGAATAGACAAAAATAGAATTGGAGACATTAAAATAGATTGTGGACATGTGCCTTAAAACTTGCTTCATATATAATGCATGTGACTAAAAATAGCAGTTGTAGATCGTGTGTTATCTGTCtggctcttcttctctctggttGAACAGTGATCCATAACACTGTCtggctcttcttctctctggttGAACAGGAATCCATGACACTGTCtggctcttcttctctctggttGAACAGGGATCCATGACACTGTCtggctcttcttctctctggttGAACAGTGATTCATAACACTGTCtggctcttcttctctctggttGAACAGTGATCCATGACACTGTCtggttcttcttctctctggtTGAACAGTGATTCATGACACTATCtggctcttcttctctctggttGAACAGTGATCCATGACACTGTCtggctcttcttctctctggttGAACAGTGATTCATAACACTGTCtggctcttcttctctctggttGAACAGGAATCCATGACACTGTCtggctcttcttctctctggttGAACAGGAATCCACGATGACATAGACGAGAAGTACGATCCAGCGCTGTTTGAGCTGCCGCGATGTTTCAACGGAAGCTTCAGACTGACCAATCAGATATTCATACCAGATCTGCTATCCCCAGCGTCCAATCAGAGTAAGACCCTGTCCAGCCAACTGCAAGAGAAGGTACCTCGCATTTATGACTTTCAGGAATGTTTCAAAATCTCACCGTAAATCTATTTATGACATTCAACGCATCAGGAATGCATGTTTGAAGCGTGTTTGTTTCATAACAAGTGAGTTACTACAACATATCATCTGGCTGGGaatgttttattttacattttaacaTTTACagttttttacctttatttaactaggcaagtcagttaagaacaaattcttattttcaatgacggcctaggaacagtgggttaactgacttgttcaggggcagaacgacagatttgtaccttgtcagctcgggggtttgaacttgcaaccttcctagtccaacgctctaaccactaggctaccctttcGCCCCAATTCTACGGAAGAGGATTGGGGCCTAATGAAGAGGGGGAAAAGGCTAACGTGGTGGTACTtggtttattattttatttttttacaattttgaGAATAAAGTGTCAAAATGTTTTAAATCAAGTCACAGTTACAGCCTATTTCAACATATCTCCCTGGTTCCCTGTTGCACGCCACTGTTGAAATGCCTGAGTTAGATGACCTGGTGAAACTATACTTTAGAATTGGATTTAGTAGCAAGGAAATCCTTGCTCTCTTAGCACATAATAACCATATTACTGAAAGTAGGACCTGAAAGAGGGTTACGCCACAGATTCATTTCAGAATGAGGAACCGCACAGAGTCGGATGAGGTAtgtgaaagacacatttcagttgaatacattcaactAGGTATCATccccgtttgcttccgtttttAGACTAGTTTTTCCCCATAGAATAGGCACACCCGCCGATCAaatgcaaacacagttcactttcatagcagccacacacAAAACAGCTCGTCGTATATATCATTCCTTCACGCATCTATCTacttcgctctctccctcctgtggACTTCAGTTCACAACACATTTAGCTGTCTGCGaccaggcaacaacaaaaaaacgttatAAGcaaaaccttcatatcataaccgctacacacagcctacattgttgtcacgtcatggtcaacatagctactagaactaacgcttTAGTTaatgtgtggaatttctttcctccttaatgtgtttgagacaatcagttgtgttgtgacaaggtgtgggttatacagaagataaccctatttggtaaaataccaagtccatattacggcaagaatagctgaaataagcaaagagaaacgacagtccatcattactttaagacatgaaggtcagtcaatatggaacatttcaagaactttgaaagtttcttcaagtgcagtcgcaaaaaccatcaagcgctatgatgaaactgggtctcataaggaccgccacaggaaaggaagaccaagagttacctctgctgcagaggatcatttCGTTGGAGTTACCAGCATCAGAAATttcagctcaaataaatgcttcagagttcaagtaacaagacacaactcaacatcaactgttcataggagactgtgtgaatcaggtcttcatggtcgaattgctgcaaagaaaccactactgaaggacaccaataggaGGTGTCCTtcagagacttgcttgggccaagaaacacaagtagagcggtggaaatttgtccttcgGTTTGgagtccaaatgagagatttttgtttccaaccgtgtggttgaacagatgatctctgcatgtgtggttcccaccgtgaagcatggaggaggaggtgttatggtgctttgctggtgacactgtcttttgatttatttagaattcaaggcacacttaaccagcatggctacaacagcattctgcagcgatacgccatcccatctggtttgggcttataTACTTCACACTTCTCCTGGAGTTGTATATTTCACGTATCTGATATAATTGAGTTGAAAACTACGTACGATATCATTTAAACAATAATTTTCTTCATAGTGTCTTCATCATTTTGATGCTATATGTTTTAGTGGtcctgtttttcaacaggacaatgacacaccacacctccaggctgtgtaagggctatttgaccaagaaggagagtgatggggtgctgcatcaggtgacctggcctccacaatcacccgacctcaacccccaaaaaatgtgagataatgtctagatgctttttatagtggagatcaagtttataaattgcctggctgggctgatgagagaGTGGATTGCAGCAGTcaaatggaacagagtaaataggcattttaacatcatagatttagccggtggtaacttgtggaatagacaccagctggaatgcggttttaaccaatcagcttTCAGAATTAGACCCACCCTTTGTATATcacacactacagttgaggaacaatgggaaagtaattctgctttgaaagttgataaacctgTAACCCCACTTtggagaaaatggcctttgaatgttttggtaaagtacacctactggagagctcttcttttgTCTACACCcgttcagcatcgttcacaccctcttaagcctgaGCCCcgcccatctctttctcctcacatgtgaggccatgtgctaaacagagtgagtatgcTGGGTACTAAAATCAGAGATTTCAAGATTAAAGGATGGTTTATACTATATCTGTAGACAGTTGTCACAGAGCATTCTGCCATTAGACATCAAACTCGTCATTGTCTTTATGAAAAGTATAAACATAAAAACCAAtaggctgcatgacatcagcagcctggtggtccaaagTAGCATTACTGGTGTATAAATAAACCCATCAGTTTTAAAATGAATTCAgtaaatgttatttatttattcattattattcattattcatttagatcaatctagcaaaccaggcaactaaaagcaactttaaaaaaaataatttctagcttgttagctagctaatgttaagttagctagctagctaatgttaagttagctggctagctaatgttaagttagctggctagctaatgttaagttagctggctagctaatgttaagttagctggctagctaatgttaagttagctggctagctaatgttaagttagctagctaatgttaagttagctagctaatgttaagttagctagctagctcgtgttaagttagctggctagccagttcaaacAATGACCATATCATATAGCTTACAATATCTTCACTTTAGCTAATTTGTTTTTGttattatatatacatatatatatattctaccgGGATCATTTTAGAACTTGGACACTGCCTCGTTGGCCTAATGCTATATCCTAATATGAGTTTGATGCAGGTCattttgttcttcacattaccgtctctggtaaaaaacacactatatcaaataaaatcaacgtttatttgtcacatgcacaggatacagaaggtgtaaacggcacagtgaaatggttactggcAGAGTGGAGtctttttgtttagacatgtagctagctagcaaacaattAAACATGatcccaactcataatgttactacGCTTCATGAATCTGctggtagctaaccaaccagtttcaatgttagctagctagctaacattaggcaaaaattactccactttgtctctatactgacatttcgcttgtttCACGTAGACTACTAACCTATAGCTGTTAGGATAGTTGCCAACAGGGGGAAATACTACTGTTAGGTAAGCACCCCGGATAAGGTCGTTAATAGCTGCCAATATTCATGTATTTTTGTGTTCGCCTAGGCTACGCGGCATAATGTTGTAGCGAATTCGGATGTCAGACTGACAGGCACTCAGCCCCAGTTCTCTTCAGTCAGTGACAGACAGGGACTCAGCCCCAGTTCTCTTCAGTCAGTGACAGACAGGGACTCAGCCCCAGTTCTCTTCAGTCAGTGACAGACAGGGACTCAGCCCCAGTTCTCTTCAGTCAGTGACAGACAGGGACTCAGCCCCAGTTCTCTTCAATCAGTGACAGACAGGAACTCAGCCCCAGTTCTCTTCAGTCAGTAACACAGCCAATAAAGTGTTTTGTTTGTGCTCATAATGCACCGGCCGGTTAGAAGAGTTTATGCCTATAGTCTGAAATTGCCACGGGGAAACATGGTGTGTACGTGCAGGTTATTagatttggggcggcaggtagcctagcctagcggttagaggagacaggtagcctagcctagtggttataggaggcaggtagcctagtggttagtggaggcaggtagtctagcggatagtggaggcaggtagcctagcggttagtggaggcaggtagcctagcggttagtggaggcaggtagcctagtggttagaggagacaggtagcctagtggttagaggagacaggtagcctaacctagtggttagaggagacaggtagcctagcctagtggttagaggagacaggtagcctagcctagtggttagaggagacaggtagcctagcctagtggttagaggaggcaggtagcctagtggttagaggagacaggtagcctagtggttagaggaggcaggtagcctagtggttagaggagacaggtagcctagtggttagaggaaaggtagcctagtggttagaggaggcaggtagtctagtggttagaggaggcaggtagcctagtggttaaaggaggcaggtagcctagtggttagaggaggcaggtagcctagtgtatataaacctgtcgttctgcccctgtacaaggcagttaacacactgttctcAGTAGGCcttcattggaaataagaatatgttcttaactaacttgcctagttaaataagggttaaGTAATAA is a genomic window containing:
- the LOC110508118 gene encoding TPA-induced transmembrane protein isoform X2, which encodes MFSVCMTDRQTDRDGQTTLMKVPVDNGGHHWVDGQEVNQESISLNVQNSIANKEMTCMVHRRRWMILIFLIFLILLVIGVSFAVCLGIHDDIDEKYDPALFELPRCFNGSFRLTNQIFIPDLLSPASNQSKTLSSQLQEKLSDLYSSSPALGRYFSSVEISDFRNGSVQADYRLRFLMPRNNTELEQFTLSREMVYNVFRQSLYDQDPELNHPLYIHPASLDMQVGSVTSESRSGVLYW
- the LOC110508118 gene encoding TPA-induced transmembrane protein isoform X1 yields the protein MDSIELQPVQSLDNNNHHAENTSKQQMTSGNRPMLTTNDAAEEGNPLLSPEQVPVDNGGHHWVDGQEVNQESISLNVQNSIANKEMTCMVHRRRWMILIFLIFLILLVIGVSFAVCLGIHDDIDEKYDPALFELPRCFNGSFRLTNQIFIPDLLSPASNQSKTLSSQLQEKLSDLYSSSPALGRYFSSVEISDFRNGSVQADYRLRFLMPRNNTELEQFTLSREMVYNVFRQSLYDQDPELNHPLYIHPASLDMQVGSVTSESRSGVLYW